A window of Candidatus Thioglobus sp. contains these coding sequences:
- the gatB gene encoding Asp-tRNA(Asn)/Glu-tRNA(Gln) amidotransferase subunit GatB, whose translation MEWETVIGLEIHAQLSTKSKIFSSASTQFGQAPNSQACAVDLGLPGVLPVLNVEAVNKAIKFGLAVNAHINQRNIFDRKNYFYPDLPKGYQISQMDLPIVGEGEIEIKIGDETKVIGVTRAHLEEDAGKSVHDMFNEYTAIDLNRAGTPLLEIVSEPDMRGAKEAVAYAKKIHALVQYIGICDGNMQEGSFRCDANVSLRPMGQEKLGTRAELKNINSFKFLERAINLEVERQQDILEEGGSVVQETRLYDAVKHETRSMRSKEEANDYRYFPDPDLLPVEITDELIASIKASLPELPVEKKARFIAELGLNEYDADILTSQKSLADYFETMLKDNEKNAKLCANWVMGELSASLNKHQLDIENSPISANDLSQLIVRIGDDTISGKIAKDVFKAMWDGDGSADAIIESKGLKQVTDTGAIEAIIDEIIDNNAPQVEQFKSGNEKILGFFVGQAMKASQGKANPKLLNQLLRKKLS comes from the coding sequence ATGGAATGGGAAACAGTTATTGGCTTGGAAATTCATGCCCAGTTAAGTACTAAATCTAAGATTTTTTCATCTGCCAGTACGCAGTTTGGCCAGGCACCAAATTCTCAAGCTTGTGCAGTTGATCTGGGCTTGCCAGGTGTGTTGCCTGTATTGAATGTAGAAGCTGTTAATAAAGCCATTAAGTTTGGTTTAGCAGTTAATGCGCATATTAACCAGCGTAATATTTTTGATCGAAAAAACTACTTCTATCCTGACCTACCTAAGGGATACCAAATCTCACAAATGGATTTGCCGATTGTTGGTGAAGGTGAAATTGAGATTAAAATAGGTGATGAAACTAAAGTAATTGGCGTGACACGTGCTCATTTAGAAGAAGATGCAGGCAAGTCAGTGCACGACATGTTTAATGAATATACAGCAATAGATTTAAATCGTGCTGGCACGCCACTGCTTGAAATTGTTTCAGAGCCAGATATGCGTGGTGCCAAAGAGGCAGTGGCTTATGCTAAGAAAATTCATGCTTTAGTGCAATATATTGGTATTTGTGATGGTAATATGCAAGAAGGCTCATTTCGTTGCGACGCCAATGTTTCGCTTCGTCCTATGGGTCAAGAAAAGTTGGGAACGCGAGCAGAGCTTAAAAACATCAATTCGTTCAAATTTTTAGAACGTGCTATTAATTTAGAAGTGGAGCGTCAGCAAGATATTTTAGAGGAGGGCGGTTCGGTGGTCCAAGAGACGCGTTTATATGATGCGGTTAAGCATGAGACTCGTTCTATGCGCTCAAAAGAAGAAGCGAACGATTATCGCTACTTCCCAGACCCTGATTTATTACCTGTTGAAATTACTGATGAACTGATAGCTTCTATTAAGGCTAGCCTACCTGAGCTTCCAGTAGAGAAAAAAGCGCGATTTATAGCTGAATTAGGTTTAAACGAATATGATGCAGATATACTAACATCACAAAAGTCTTTGGCAGATTATTTTGAAACTATGCTCAAAGATAATGAAAAAAATGCCAAGTTATGCGCAAATTGGGTGATGGGAGAGTTGTCTGCTTCGCTTAATAAGCATCAGCTGGATATTGAAAATTCTCCTATATCTGCAAACGACTTGTCACAATTAATTGTACGTATTGGTGACGACACTATCTCAGGAAAAATTGCTAAAGATGTCTTTAAAGCTATGTGGGATGGTGATGGTTCTGCAGATGCTATTATTGAGTCCAAAGGTCTTAAACAAGTAACTGATACAGGTGCAATTGAAGCAATTATTGATGAAATAATTGACAATAATGCACCTCAGGTTGAACAGTTTAAGTCAGGAAATGAAAAAATCTTAGGATTTTTTGTCGGACAAGCGATGAAAGCTTCCCAAGGCAAGGCTAATCCAAAATTACTCAACCAACTGCTTAGAAAGAAATTAAGCTAA
- the gatA gene encoding Asp-tRNA(Asn)/Glu-tRNA(Gln) amidotransferase subunit GatA, whose amino-acid sequence MHKKTIAELAQGLKDKEFSSVEITQHYLDRIKQSDLNAFITVTDELAMSQAQMADEKIAAGSANILTGIPYAHKDIFCTKGVKTSAGSKMLDNFISPYDATVSHQLNQADTVMLGKVNMDEFAMGSSNENSFYGAVKNPWNTDKIPGGSSGGSAAAVAGGLSCFATGTDTGGSIRQPASLCGITGLKPTYGRVSRYGMIAYASSLDQAGPMTKTAQDAAIVLNAMAGFDEKDSTSAEQEVPDYTANLNDSIKGLTIGLPKEFFSEGLDDGVASQVMNAVKEFEAMGATVKEISLPNSAYAIPTYYIVAPCECSSNLSRLDGVRYGYRCDNPKNLEDLYLRSRSEAFGAEVKRRIMIGAYALSAGYYDAYYLKAQKTRHLISEDFKKAFGEVDVIMGPVSPTTAFDLGSVKDPVSMYLADIYTLSANLAGLPGMSIPAGFSNKLPVGLQLIGNYWSESKLLNIAHQFQQQTDWHQQMPQEN is encoded by the coding sequence ATCCATAAGAAAACCATTGCTGAGCTTGCGCAAGGCCTTAAAGATAAAGAATTTTCATCGGTAGAGATTACTCAGCATTATTTAGATCGAATTAAGCAGTCAGATTTAAACGCCTTTATCACGGTGACTGATGAATTGGCCATGAGTCAAGCACAAATGGCTGATGAAAAAATCGCAGCAGGTAGTGCTAATATTCTGACAGGTATTCCTTATGCGCATAAAGATATTTTTTGCACAAAAGGGGTTAAAACCTCAGCTGGCTCTAAAATGCTGGATAATTTTATCTCACCTTATGACGCTACAGTTTCTCATCAACTAAATCAGGCCGACACAGTTATGTTGGGCAAGGTTAATATGGATGAATTTGCCATGGGATCGAGTAATGAAAACTCGTTTTATGGCGCCGTTAAAAATCCATGGAATACCGATAAAATTCCAGGCGGATCATCGGGTGGCTCGGCAGCTGCTGTAGCAGGTGGGTTAAGCTGTTTTGCTACAGGAACAGATACGGGCGGCTCTATTCGCCAGCCTGCTAGCTTGTGCGGCATCACAGGCCTAAAACCAACTTATGGACGTGTTTCTAGATATGGCATGATCGCTTATGCATCGAGCTTAGATCAAGCAGGGCCGATGACTAAAACAGCTCAAGACGCGGCTATTGTTTTAAATGCAATGGCTGGTTTTGATGAAAAAGACTCGACCTCTGCTGAGCAAGAAGTGCCAGATTATACGGCTAATTTGAATGATTCTATCAAGGGTTTAACCATCGGCCTACCTAAGGAGTTTTTCTCTGAAGGTTTGGATGATGGTGTGGCATCTCAGGTTATGAATGCAGTCAAAGAGTTTGAGGCCATGGGTGCAACTGTTAAAGAGATCTCCCTGCCTAATTCTGCTTACGCTATTCCTACTTATTATATTGTCGCACCTTGTGAGTGCTCATCAAATCTGTCACGACTTGATGGTGTGCGTTATGGCTATCGTTGTGATAATCCTAAAAATTTAGAAGATTTATATTTACGCTCACGTTCAGAGGCTTTTGGCGCTGAAGTTAAACGCCGAATTATGATTGGTGCTTATGCTTTATCAGCAGGTTATTACGATGCCTATTATTTAAAGGCCCAAAAAACACGCCATCTAATTAGCGAGGACTTTAAAAAAGCCTTTGGTGAGGTTGATGTCATTATGGGGCCTGTATCTCCAACAACCGCATTTGATTTGGGCTCAGTAAAAGATCCAGTATCTATGTATTTGGCTGATATTTACACGCTCAGTGCAAATCTTGCAGGCTTACCTGGTATGAGTATCCCGGCAGGATTCTCCAATAAACTACCAGTTGGCTTGCAGCTGATTGGTAACTATTGGTCTGAATCAAAATTACTTAATATTGCCCACCAGTTCCAACAACAAACTGATTGGCATCAGCAGATGCCACAGGAGAATTAA
- the gatC gene encoding Asp-tRNA(Asn)/Glu-tRNA(Gln) amidotransferase subunit GatC, with amino-acid sequence MSLSEQQVTQIAYLARLSLSAGELQENTKDLNAILGLAEQLGAINTDDIEPMAHPLHMTQRLRADVVTEHDQADLFQSIAPKTGNKHYLVPTVIE; translated from the coding sequence ATGTCGTTGTCTGAACAGCAAGTTACTCAAATTGCTTATTTGGCGCGTTTGTCATTAAGCGCTGGTGAACTTCAAGAAAACACCAAAGATTTAAACGCTATTCTTGGCTTGGCTGAGCAGCTAGGCGCTATTAATACAGACGATATTGAGCCTATGGCTCATCCACTGCACATGACTCAGCGCCTGCGTGCAGATGTAGTAACCGAGCATGACCAAGCAGATTTATTTCAATCTATTGCGCCAAAAACGGGCAATAAACATTATTTAGTGCCAACGGTGATCGAATAA
- the eno gene encoding phosphopyruvate hydratase translates to MKIKQIKAREILDSRGNPTIEADVILDDGTIGSAMVPSGASTGQREALELRDGDKSRYLGKGVLKAVEFVNTDINEALIGFGIEDLGKIDQAMIDLDGTETKSRLGANSILAVSLASAHANANRQHKPLYDSLDQGDDYKLPVPMMNIINGGEHANNSVDIQEFMIIPAGAPSFKEALRYGAEVFHHLKSVLEAQGMNTAVGDEGGFAPDLASNEDALKIILEAINNAGYVAGKDIFIGIDAASSEFYENGMYNLVSENKSLNSQEFVDYLANWVENYPIISIEDGMDENDWEGWDLLTKKVGDKVQLVGDDLFVTNSKILKQGIDNNIANSILIKVNQIGTLTETFAAMKMAAKAGYTSVMSHRSGETEDTTIADLAVATGCGQIKTGSLSRSDRLAKYNRLLRIEEELGAKAIYTGLDAFKHLN, encoded by the coding sequence GTGAAAATTAAGCAAATTAAAGCAAGAGAAATCTTAGACTCTAGAGGAAACCCCACCATTGAAGCAGACGTTATTCTCGATGACGGCACTATTGGTAGTGCTATGGTACCGTCTGGTGCATCAACGGGTCAACGAGAAGCTTTAGAATTACGCGATGGGGATAAATCTCGTTACTTAGGCAAAGGTGTTTTAAAGGCAGTAGAATTTGTCAACACTGATATTAATGAGGCCCTAATTGGCTTTGGTATTGAAGACCTTGGAAAGATTGACCAAGCTATGATTGATTTAGATGGCACTGAGACCAAATCACGACTTGGTGCAAATTCAATTTTAGCGGTATCTTTAGCGTCAGCTCATGCTAATGCAAATAGACAGCATAAGCCATTGTATGACTCTCTTGATCAAGGTGATGATTACAAGCTTCCCGTGCCTATGATGAATATTATTAATGGTGGCGAGCATGCTAATAATAGTGTTGATATTCAAGAGTTTATGATTATTCCTGCTGGGGCGCCAAGTTTTAAAGAGGCGTTACGCTATGGCGCTGAAGTGTTTCATCACCTAAAATCTGTTTTAGAAGCTCAAGGTATGAATACTGCTGTTGGTGATGAAGGTGGTTTTGCACCTGACCTTGCTTCTAACGAAGATGCACTTAAAATTATCTTAGAAGCGATAAATAATGCAGGCTATGTTGCTGGTAAAGATATTTTTATTGGCATTGATGCAGCGAGTTCTGAATTTTATGAAAATGGTATGTACAATTTAGTTTCTGAAAATAAATCCTTAAACTCTCAAGAGTTTGTTGATTATCTAGCCAATTGGGTTGAAAACTATCCTATTATTTCAATCGAAGATGGTATGGATGAAAATGATTGGGAAGGCTGGGATTTACTTACCAAAAAAGTTGGTGATAAAGTACAACTAGTGGGTGATGATCTTTTTGTGACCAATAGCAAAATTTTAAAACAAGGCATTGATAACAATATTGCCAATTCAATCTTAATCAAAGTTAATCAAATTGGTACTCTTACTGAAACTTTCGCTGCCATGAAGATGGCTGCAAAAGCAGGATACACATCGGTTATGTCGCATCGATCTGGTGAAACTGAAGATACAACTATTGCTGATTTAGCAGTAGCAACTGGTTGTGGCCAAATTAAAACAGGCTCTTTATCACGCTCAGACCGATTAGCAAAATACAATCGCTTATTACGTATTGAAGAAGAATTGGGCGCCAAAGCAATTTACACAGGACTTGATGCTTTTAAACATTTGAATTAA
- a CDS encoding CNNM domain-containing protein, translated as MESLSTFWLSILLFGLILASAFFSSAETSMMAINRYRLKALSLTNKNAKRTEHLLQDTDHLIGTILLGNNFVNIFASSIATILAIKLCGEDSIVLASLALTFVILVFAETTPKTFAAKNPEKIALPASIIIKFLIKLFKPFVWTIAQLSKLILKLFGIHADQQNHNISSEELRMVVSDAKPIIASNYQKMLLNIIDLEKVKVEDIMIPRHELISVDINKPDEILKQLERIQHTRLLTYDNSSDNITGVLHMRDVVNLYAKGEFKIDNVLSLVRAPYFVPEGTSLAHQLEHFQTQKRRLGLVVDEYGEVRGLIVLEDILEEIVGQFTSNQNERFDEVSLQEDGSYLVDPRISMRELNALLSSKLSTSKAKTLNGLILEELQAIPERDVSLKIGEILVEILQISDKTIKLVRLTKLD; from the coding sequence TTGGAATCACTTTCGACTTTCTGGCTTAGTATCTTGTTATTTGGCTTGATACTAGCCTCTGCTTTTTTCTCATCTGCCGAAACTTCAATGATGGCAATTAATCGCTATCGCCTAAAAGCTTTAAGTCTGACTAATAAAAATGCAAAAAGAACTGAGCATTTACTTCAGGACACAGATCATCTAATTGGCACCATCCTTCTCGGCAATAACTTTGTTAATATCTTTGCCTCTAGTATTGCAACTATTTTGGCTATTAAACTCTGTGGAGAAGACTCTATTGTCTTAGCATCATTAGCACTTACTTTTGTAATTTTGGTATTTGCAGAAACCACACCCAAAACTTTTGCAGCTAAAAACCCTGAGAAAATCGCCCTCCCTGCTTCTATAATTATCAAATTTTTGATTAAGCTATTCAAGCCTTTTGTTTGGACGATTGCACAACTTTCAAAGCTCATTCTAAAGCTTTTCGGTATTCATGCTGATCAACAAAATCACAATATTAGTTCTGAAGAGTTACGCATGGTGGTGAGTGATGCAAAACCCATCATTGCTTCGAATTATCAAAAAATGTTACTTAATATTATCGACCTAGAAAAAGTTAAAGTTGAAGATATTATGATTCCTAGACATGAGTTAATTAGTGTGGACATCAATAAGCCTGATGAAATCCTAAAGCAACTTGAGCGCATTCAGCATACACGCCTACTTACTTACGATAATTCTAGTGACAACATCACGGGTGTTTTACACATGAGAGATGTTGTAAATCTCTATGCTAAGGGAGAATTTAAAATAGATAATGTTTTATCGCTAGTTCGTGCTCCATATTTTGTGCCTGAAGGGACTTCTCTTGCACATCAGCTTGAGCATTTTCAAACACAAAAAAGACGTCTAGGTCTTGTTGTCGACGAATATGGAGAGGTTCGAGGTTTAATTGTACTCGAAGATATCTTAGAAGAGATTGTTGGTCAATTTACTTCAAATCAAAATGAGCGCTTTGATGAAGTTAGTCTACAAGAAGATGGGAGTTATTTGGTTGATCCTAGAATAAGTATGCGAGAGTTAAATGCACTGCTTAGTTCAAAGCTTTCAACCTCGAAAGCTAAAACTTTAAATGGCCTTATTTTAGAAGAGTTACAAGCCATTCCAGAGCGCGACGTTAGTCTAAAAATTGGGGAAATATTAGTAGAGATCTTGCAAATTTCTGATAAGACCATAAAATTAGTTAGGCTTACTAAACTAGATTAA
- the asd gene encoding archaetidylserine decarboxylase (Phosphatidylserine decarboxylase is synthesized as a single chain precursor. Generation of the pyruvoyl active site from a Ser is coupled to cleavage of a Gly-Ser bond between the larger (beta) and smaller (alpha chains). It is an integral membrane protein.), which translates to MIWWQYIIPQHALSKLMFRFARLENVWLKNKFTHWFVKSYQVNLSEAVREKVEDYQHFNDFFTRALKPEAREIGSANIVCPVDGAVSQSGEISHATIFQAKNHYYTVSALLGGDYRADQFESGYFSTIYLSPKDYHRIHMPFDGKLVSMDYIPGDLFSVNKATAEGVDNLFARNERVVCYFQTQFGLCAFVLVGAIFVGSMQTVWEGQINPPYQKKVQNFDYTNQNIELKKGEEMGRFNMGSTIVMLMPNQENKLNLSAGQIVRMGESLI; encoded by the coding sequence ATGATTTGGTGGCAATATATTATTCCCCAGCATGCGCTATCAAAGCTTATGTTCCGTTTCGCTCGACTTGAAAATGTTTGGCTTAAAAATAAATTTACACATTGGTTTGTTAAGTCATACCAGGTAAATTTATCTGAAGCGGTTCGTGAAAAAGTAGAGGATTATCAGCACTTTAATGATTTCTTTACTCGCGCGTTAAAACCAGAGGCGCGTGAAATTGGTTCTGCTAATATTGTATGCCCTGTTGATGGAGCGGTGTCACAATCTGGTGAGATTAGTCACGCGACTATTTTTCAAGCAAAAAATCATTACTATACTGTTTCGGCCTTACTTGGTGGGGATTATAGGGCGGATCAATTTGAGTCAGGCTACTTTTCTACAATCTATCTATCACCCAAAGACTATCACCGTATTCATATGCCTTTTGACGGCAAGTTAGTATCCATGGATTATATTCCTGGTGACTTATTTTCGGTAAATAAGGCCACTGCCGAAGGTGTTGATAATCTTTTTGCAAGAAATGAGCGAGTTGTATGCTATTTCCAAACTCAGTTTGGCTTATGTGCTTTTGTACTAGTGGGCGCTATCTTTGTGGGCTCTATGCAGACAGTTTGGGAAGGTCAAATTAATCCACCTTATCAGAAGAAGGTTCAGAATTTTGACTATACAAATCAAAATATTGAGCTTAAAAAAGGTGAGGAAATGGGGCGCTTTAATATGGGCTCGACCATTGTTATGTTAATGCCAAATCAAGAGAATAAGTTAAATTTGAGTGCTGGACAGATTGTTCGAATGGGCGAGTCTTTAATCTAG
- a CDS encoding site-2 protease family protein: protein MIEIQTLLIYAVPVLFAITVHEAAHGWVASLLGDHSARMMGRVTLNPIKHVDLVGTIIVPAFLYFTAGFIFGWAKPVPVNFRALRSPKKDILWVAIAGPMSNFIMATLWLIVIFAAINTGSQFLADMAQVGIQINLLLAVLNLLPLPPLDGGRVVSSLLPQKLAYQYDQLEPYGLFILLGLLFLGVFQTVILPIVKLIQNWAYTLVGLI from the coding sequence ATGATTGAGATTCAAACACTATTAATTTACGCCGTCCCTGTCTTGTTTGCAATTACGGTTCATGAAGCCGCACATGGCTGGGTAGCCTCTCTGTTAGGGGATCATAGTGCAAGAATGATGGGCAGAGTCACCCTTAATCCAATTAAGCATGTCGATCTGGTTGGTACAATTATTGTTCCGGCTTTTTTATACTTTACTGCCGGATTCATTTTTGGCTGGGCAAAGCCTGTTCCTGTTAATTTTAGAGCCCTTAGGTCACCAAAAAAAGATATACTTTGGGTAGCAATTGCCGGCCCTATGAGTAACTTTATCATGGCGACATTATGGCTGATTGTTATCTTTGCCGCCATCAACACTGGATCTCAATTCTTGGCAGACATGGCGCAAGTTGGCATTCAGATAAATTTATTACTAGCAGTATTAAACCTACTACCGCTCCCCCCTCTTGATGGTGGTCGCGTTGTGAGCTCACTACTACCGCAAAAACTGGCTTATCAGTATGATCAATTAGAGCCTTATGGTTTGTTTATATTGCTTGGTTTATTATTTTTAGGCGTCTTTCAAACTGTTATTTTACCGATAGTCAAACTCATTCAAAATTGGGCTTATACTTTAGTTGGTCTGATTTAA
- a CDS encoding proline--tRNA ligase, with the protein MKTTQLLIPTQKEAPNDAKIISHQLMIRAGLISKLASGLYSYLPMGVRVLKKVEAIVREEMDKAGSQEVLMPVTQPSELWQESGRWDEYGPELLRFNDRHGREFCMGPTHEEVITNLAAQYIRSYKQLPMSFYQIQTKFRDEIRPRFGVMRSREFIMKDAYSFHLDQESLQKTYDAMHQTYCNIFDRLGLDYRAVLADSGSIGGDASHEFHVLAQSGEDAICFSDESDYAANIEKVAFSKQANMCSSKAQENEILTKKKTSIEEVADFLSVEKSICIKTLIIKLAGGFKALALRGDHELNEIKAQNLLGEFELASDDDIKSLGLKKGFIGVKGLDIELIVDYSASALCDFVCGANEWDKHLTGVNWQDIEFVEADLRNAIEGDKSPDGQGKLIIKRGIEVGHIFQLGDKYSKAMKANVIGESGKAVTTTMGCYGIGVTRVIAASIEQNHDDRGIIFPEAIAPFQVVIVPINYNKSTRVKDLADNLYQQCLDEGIEVLLDDRKERAGIMFADSELLGIPHRIVLSDTHADNGMVEYKARNNAQKLEVNYDEALAFIQSQLN; encoded by the coding sequence ATGAAAACCACACAACTATTAATTCCAACTCAGAAAGAAGCGCCAAATGACGCTAAAATTATTTCACATCAGTTAATGATTCGAGCCGGTCTTATTTCTAAGCTAGCTTCTGGTTTGTATTCTTACCTGCCAATGGGAGTGAGAGTACTTAAAAAAGTGGAAGCCATTGTTCGTGAAGAAATGGATAAAGCAGGGTCCCAAGAAGTATTAATGCCAGTAACACAACCTTCCGAGCTTTGGCAAGAGTCAGGGCGTTGGGATGAGTATGGTCCAGAGTTACTGCGTTTTAATGATCGTCATGGTCGAGAATTTTGTATGGGTCCAACTCATGAAGAAGTAATCACCAATTTAGCGGCTCAATACATTCGAAGCTATAAGCAATTACCAATGAGTTTTTATCAAATTCAAACAAAGTTTAGGGATGAAATTCGTCCTCGATTTGGCGTTATGCGTTCGCGTGAATTTATCATGAAAGATGCTTATTCTTTTCATTTAGATCAAGAGTCGTTGCAGAAAACTTATGATGCAATGCATCAAACATATTGTAATATTTTTGATCGCCTAGGCTTAGATTATCGTGCAGTGTTGGCAGATTCAGGATCTATTGGTGGCGATGCGTCGCATGAATTTCATGTATTGGCACAAAGTGGTGAAGATGCTATTTGTTTTTCAGATGAGTCTGACTATGCTGCTAATATTGAAAAAGTAGCTTTTTCTAAGCAAGCCAATATGTGTTCGTCTAAAGCCCAAGAAAATGAAATCTTAACTAAGAAAAAAACCAGTATTGAAGAAGTAGCTGATTTTTTATCTGTTGAAAAATCAATCTGCATTAAAACTTTAATTATTAAATTGGCAGGTGGGTTCAAAGCATTAGCACTTCGAGGTGACCACGAACTTAATGAAATTAAAGCGCAGAATTTATTGGGTGAATTTGAATTAGCTTCTGATGATGATATTAAATCGTTAGGGTTGAAAAAAGGCTTTATTGGCGTTAAAGGCTTAGATATCGAGCTTATAGTTGATTATTCAGCTAGCGCTTTATGTGATTTCGTTTGTGGCGCTAACGAGTGGGATAAGCATCTCACAGGTGTAAATTGGCAAGATATTGAATTTGTTGAGGCAGATTTACGTAATGCCATTGAAGGGGATAAATCTCCAGATGGTCAAGGAAAATTAATTATTAAACGCGGTATAGAAGTCGGGCATATTTTTCAGTTAGGTGATAAATACTCTAAAGCCATGAAAGCTAATGTGATTGGTGAATCAGGCAAGGCTGTCACCACCACCATGGGTTGTTATGGTATTGGTGTTACTCGTGTTATTGCAGCCTCGATTGAGCAAAACCATGATGATCGAGGTATTATCTTCCCTGAGGCAATTGCACCTTTCCAAGTTGTTATTGTGCCAATTAATTACAATAAATCTACTCGAGTTAAGGATTTGGCCGATAATTTATATCAGCAATGCTTAGATGAAGGTATTGAGGTTTTATTAGATGATAGAAAAGAGCGAGCAGGTATTATGTTTGCAGACTCGGAATTATTAGGTATTCCTCATCGAATTGTTCTTAGTGATACACATGCTGATAATGGCATGGTTGAATATAAGGCAAGAAATAATGCGCAAAAGCTTGAAGTTAACTATGACGAAGCGTTAGCTTTTATTCAATCTCAACTAAACTAG